A portion of the Vibrio coralliirubri genome contains these proteins:
- a CDS encoding Mu transposase C-terminal domain-containing protein, which translates to MPSDSNNIFGFFDEFEASEGEPQQLPIELIQEPIEISSTIDSQSPKVQQEVIRRIKIIAFVEKRLKGGWTEKNLNPLLSLVESELQLTPPSWRTLATWKKSYFEAGREPWALIPKHTYKGNSRGEMDSQALINEAIKNVYLTRERLSVAEAYRYYKSRVIQINREIVEGKIKPIAERSFYNRIHALPPYEVAIARFGKRFANRKFRAVGQQVAATKPMEYVEIDHTPVPVILIDDELDIPLGRPYLTMLYDRFSKCIVGCSINFREPSFDSVRKALLNSLLDKSWVKQRYPSIDNEWPCHGKIDCLVVDNGAEFWSQSLEDSLRPLVSDIQYSQAAKPWRKSGIEKLFDQMNKGLVNALPGKTFTNPTQLQDYNPKKDAVVRVSVFLELLHKWIVDYYHMAPDSRERDIPYHKWNQSEWTPSYYSGVEKEQLRVELGLLRHRTIGVAGIRLHNLHYQSSELIEYRKYWASNNGKKLFVKTKTDPSDISSIHVYLESEKMYIKVPAVDNTGYTKGLSLFEHERIQKVRRLNTKQLADDEALADTFLYMKKRIQEETDRFRSAKSNKGSLPKTGNTSKLAKFNDVGSEGPSSISTTPAKKEVAVVFDVSEQLSDDDFEDIEGY; encoded by the coding sequence ATGCCATCGGACTCTAATAACATTTTTGGGTTCTTTGATGAATTTGAAGCTTCAGAAGGAGAGCCTCAGCAACTTCCAATAGAGCTAATTCAAGAACCTATTGAAATTTCTTCGACTATTGACTCTCAATCACCGAAGGTACAGCAAGAAGTTATTCGTCGTATCAAAATCATCGCGTTCGTAGAGAAGCGTTTAAAAGGCGGATGGACCGAAAAAAACTTGAACCCTCTCTTAAGTCTCGTGGAATCAGAATTACAGCTCACTCCCCCGAGTTGGAGAACTTTAGCAACTTGGAAAAAATCCTACTTTGAAGCAGGTAGAGAGCCATGGGCACTCATACCCAAGCATACGTATAAGGGCAACAGCCGAGGAGAAATGGATTCACAAGCCTTGATTAATGAGGCGATTAAGAACGTATACCTGACTCGCGAACGGCTAAGTGTCGCAGAAGCATACCGATATTATAAGAGTCGAGTGATTCAAATAAATCGAGAGATTGTCGAAGGGAAAATTAAGCCAATTGCCGAACGCTCTTTTTATAATCGAATACATGCTCTACCTCCTTATGAAGTCGCGATTGCAAGGTTTGGTAAACGATTTGCAAATCGAAAGTTTCGAGCAGTTGGCCAACAAGTAGCTGCGACAAAACCAATGGAATATGTCGAAATTGACCATACCCCAGTTCCAGTTATTCTGATTGATGATGAGTTAGATATTCCTTTGGGGCGACCCTACCTGACGATGCTTTATGATCGCTTCAGTAAATGTATCGTTGGGTGCAGTATCAACTTTAGAGAGCCTAGTTTTGATTCTGTGAGGAAGGCGTTATTGAACTCGCTGCTAGATAAGAGTTGGGTAAAGCAAAGATATCCATCTATTGATAATGAATGGCCTTGCCACGGTAAGATTGACTGTTTAGTTGTCGACAATGGTGCCGAGTTTTGGAGCCAAAGCTTAGAAGATTCGTTACGGCCTCTAGTGTCTGATATCCAATACAGTCAAGCTGCTAAACCTTGGCGAAAGTCAGGGATCGAAAAGCTGTTTGATCAGATGAACAAAGGGTTAGTGAACGCACTGCCTGGAAAAACGTTCACCAATCCTACTCAGCTACAAGATTACAACCCAAAGAAGGATGCGGTGGTTAGAGTTTCCGTGTTTCTTGAGCTACTTCATAAGTGGATTGTCGACTATTACCATATGGCACCTGATTCAAGAGAACGTGACATTCCATACCACAAGTGGAATCAATCGGAATGGACTCCCTCTTACTACAGTGGTGTTGAGAAGGAGCAGTTGAGAGTTGAGCTAGGTTTGCTTAGACACAGAACCATTGGAGTAGCAGGGATCAGGCTTCATAATCTCCACTATCAGTCCTCAGAACTTATTGAATACCGTAAATATTGGGCGTCCAACAATGGCAAAAAGCTGTTTGTTAAGACCAAAACAGACCCTTCTGATATCAGCTCTATTCATGTTTATCTAGAATCGGAAAAGATGTACATAAAAGTTCCAGCGGTAGACAACACCGGATATACAAAAGGACTGTCCCTTTTTGAACATGAGCGCATACAAAAAGTACGCAGGCTTAACACTAAGCAGCTTGCTGATGATGAGGCGCTTGCGGATACATTTCTGTATATGAAGAAACGTATTCAGGAAGAAACCGATAGGTTCCGCAGTGCCAAAAGTAATAAGGGTAGCTTGCCTAAAACGGGTAACACTTCGAAATTAGCAAAGTTTAATGATGTGGGCTCAGAGGGGCCAAGCTCAATCAGTACGACTCCGGCCAAAAAAGAAGTTGCGGTCGTGTTCGATGTCTCAGAGCAATTATCTGATGATGATTTTGAAGATATTGAGGGGTATTAA
- a CDS encoding TnsA endonuclease N-terminal domain-containing protein, whose translation MFDQTKKSSHVHNICKFMSLKNDAVVRTLSILEFDFCFHLEYNANVKSFTSQPFGFHYQFNNRKCRYTPDFLVADHNEQSTLFEVKHSSQILKPDFRNRFEEKQRVALNEFNRRLVLVTEKQIRMGPTLDNFKLLHRYSGLRTVTEFQKLVLAFIQRKQMVKLQEVSLYFGLSEQDTLISTLPWISSGQVKTDLNGIGFGLETYVWC comes from the coding sequence ATGTTCGACCAAACCAAGAAATCATCTCACGTACACAACATCTGTAAGTTCATGAGCTTGAAGAATGATGCGGTTGTTCGCACACTCTCTATTTTGGAGTTCGATTTCTGTTTTCACCTCGAATATAACGCAAATGTTAAAAGTTTTACCTCTCAACCTTTTGGCTTCCACTATCAATTCAATAATCGTAAGTGCCGATATACCCCAGACTTTTTAGTAGCGGATCACAACGAGCAGTCAACCCTCTTCGAAGTAAAACACTCTAGTCAGATTCTCAAACCTGATTTCAGGAATAGATTTGAAGAGAAACAAAGAGTTGCGTTAAATGAGTTTAACAGACGCTTGGTTTTAGTTACTGAGAAGCAAATTAGAATGGGACCAACTTTAGATAACTTCAAGCTACTACACCGTTACTCAGGATTGCGGACAGTGACTGAGTTTCAAAAGTTAGTGTTGGCGTTTATTCAACGGAAACAAATGGTGAAGTTACAAGAGGTGTCTTTGTATTTCGGTTTATCGGAGCAGGACACACTTATTTCTACTCTACCTTGGATCTCTTCGGGGCAAGTTAAAACAGACCTAAACGGTATTGGGTTTGGTCTCGAAACTTACGTTTGGTGTTAA
- a CDS encoding MGMT family protein has product MDQFLSQIFAVIHQIPYGKVTTYGDIARFSGFPGYARHVGKALGNLPEGSKLPWYRVINSKGEISLKGDSFDRQKQHLVKEGVEVSDAGKVKLRIYKWQP; this is encoded by the coding sequence ATGGACCAATTTTTGAGCCAAATCTTTGCTGTGATTCACCAAATTCCATATGGGAAAGTAACAACTTATGGAGACATAGCACGTTTTTCAGGATTTCCGGGCTATGCGCGCCATGTTGGTAAAGCGCTGGGTAACCTGCCAGAAGGTAGCAAACTGCCTTGGTATCGAGTGATAAACAGCAAGGGTGAAATATCTTTAAAGGGTGATTCGTTCGACCGACAAAAGCAGCATTTGGTTAAAGAAGGGGTTGAGGTGAGTGATGCAGGAAAAGTTAAACTCAGAATATACAAATGGCAGCCCTAG
- a CDS encoding YbaY family lipoprotein: MKKALILITSLVSFGLLVGCQATSETNASQEVVAENTQVISGTVSYRERIALPENAVVTVTLEDISLADAPSTVIATQEFTTDGKQVPFAFELSYDNDKIKTNHRYNMRASIHVDGKLRFTTDTIKSVITDVENTQQADLRLVGVR, encoded by the coding sequence ATGAAAAAGGCTCTAATTCTTATTACGTCTTTAGTATCGTTTGGCCTACTTGTTGGTTGCCAAGCAACATCAGAAACGAACGCTTCTCAAGAAGTGGTTGCAGAGAACACTCAAGTGATTTCAGGAACAGTAAGCTACCGTGAAAGAATTGCATTGCCAGAGAATGCAGTAGTTACCGTTACGCTAGAAGATATCTCACTGGCTGACGCACCATCGACGGTTATCGCAACTCAAGAGTTCACCACAGACGGTAAGCAAGTACCGTTCGCATTCGAGCTAAGCTACGACAACGACAAAATTAAAACTAACCACCGTTACAACATGCGCGCATCGATTCATGTTGACGGTAAACTGCGTTTCACTACTGATACTATTAAGTCAGTAATTACTGATGTAGAAAATACACAGCAAGCAGACCTACGTTTGGTTGGTGTTCGTTAA
- the tesB gene encoding acyl-CoA thioesterase II, whose translation MSQPLQELLSLLQLEKLEEGLFRGQSENLGLPQVYGGQVLGQALSAARYTVQDDRSVHSFHSYFLFPGDPEKPIIYDVENLRDGRSFSTRRVKAIQNGRPIFYLTASYHGDAPGFEHQISMPDIPGPENFASETELASHIAEFLPEKLRKTFCGEKPIEMRPVTVVNPLKPKKTEAKQYLWVRANGAMPDNQLIHQYLLAYASDWGFLVTALHPHEVSIMTPNFQVATIDHSIWFHRPFKMDEWLLYAIESPTAANTRGLVRGEIFNQKGELVATAVQEGVMRFTK comes from the coding sequence ATGAGTCAACCTTTACAAGAATTACTAAGTTTACTTCAGCTAGAAAAACTGGAAGAAGGTTTATTCCGTGGGCAAAGTGAGAACCTAGGCCTACCACAGGTATACGGCGGTCAGGTATTGGGACAAGCGCTTTCTGCTGCTCGTTATACCGTTCAAGACGACCGTAGTGTTCACTCGTTCCACAGTTATTTTCTGTTTCCCGGCGACCCTGAAAAGCCAATCATTTACGATGTTGAGAACCTACGAGATGGACGCAGCTTTAGCACGCGCCGTGTGAAAGCGATTCAAAATGGCCGCCCTATTTTCTACCTCACTGCTTCTTATCATGGCGATGCGCCAGGGTTTGAGCACCAGATTTCAATGCCTGATATTCCTGGACCAGAGAACTTTGCCTCAGAAACTGAATTAGCGAGCCACATTGCGGAATTCTTGCCTGAGAAACTGCGCAAAACCTTCTGTGGCGAAAAGCCGATTGAAATGCGCCCGGTGACGGTGGTAAACCCACTGAAACCTAAGAAGACGGAAGCGAAACAGTACCTTTGGGTAAGAGCGAATGGCGCGATGCCAGACAACCAACTGATCCACCAATACCTGCTTGCCTATGCATCGGATTGGGGATTCTTGGTTACGGCGCTTCACCCTCATGAAGTCTCTATCATGACGCCAAATTTCCAAGTCGCGACGATTGACCATTCAATCTGGTTCCATCGCCCATTCAAGATGGATGAATGGCTGCTTTATGCGATTGAAAGCCCAACGGCAGCGAACACTCGCGGCCTAGTTAGAGGCGAGATCTTCAACCAGAAAGGTGAGCTGGTAGCGACAGCAGTACAAGAAGGTGTGATGCGTTTTACTAAATAG
- a CDS encoding Lrp/AsnC family transcriptional regulator — MRFGESVIDAVDKKILGLLQEDSTLSLNDISEAVNLTTTPCWKRLKRLEENGIIEKRVALLNPEKLDLSFTAFVLVKTSDHSHEWYGRFVNTVSEFPEVMEFYRMAGEYDYMMKVQVKDMKCFDDFYKRLVNSIDGISNVTSTFAMEPLKYTTALPL; from the coding sequence ATGCGATTTGGTGAAAGTGTGATAGATGCCGTAGATAAAAAAATATTAGGGTTACTGCAAGAAGACAGCACCTTGTCATTGAACGATATTTCTGAAGCGGTCAACCTCACCACAACGCCTTGTTGGAAAAGGCTTAAGCGCCTCGAAGAGAACGGCATTATTGAGAAAAGAGTCGCACTTCTGAACCCAGAAAAACTGGATCTTTCCTTTACTGCGTTCGTATTAGTGAAAACCAGTGATCATTCTCATGAGTGGTATGGTCGTTTTGTGAATACTGTGTCGGAATTTCCAGAAGTGATGGAGTTCTATCGCATGGCTGGCGAATATGATTATATGATGAAGGTTCAGGTTAAAGACATGAAGTGCTTTGATGATTTCTATAAGCGCTTGGTGAATAGCATTGATGGTATCTCTAATGTGACCTCGACGTTTGCGATGGAACCATTGAAGTACACGACAGCATTGCCGCTTTAA
- a CDS encoding PLP-dependent cysteine synthase family protein: MCTDHQWINNAIRKIEADYQRSADTHLIKLDLPSIKGIDVYLKDESTHPTGSLKHRLARSLFLYAICNGWVGPETTIIESSSGSTAVSEAYFARLLGLPFIAVMPKCTAKKKIEQIEFYGGQAHLVDRSDEIYDESRRLAEELNGHYMDQFTYAERATDWRGNNNIANSIFNQMQMEDHPVPAWVVMSPGTGGTSATIGRFIRYQQHETKLCVVDPENSVFHEYFQTGNANVKGSTFSKIEGIGRPRAEPSFIPGVVDEMRKIPDAASIATTHWLSDILGRKVGASTGTNMYGVLQLASEMKARGETGSIVTLLCDSGERYLDTYFNDEWVNLNIGDLQPYAAKLEAFSQTGELA; the protein is encoded by the coding sequence ATGTGCACTGACCATCAATGGATTAACAACGCGATTCGTAAAATTGAAGCGGACTACCAACGCTCAGCGGATACGCACCTTATCAAGCTCGATCTACCAAGTATCAAAGGCATTGATGTTTACCTTAAAGATGAAAGCACACACCCTACCGGCTCTTTAAAGCACCGTTTAGCGCGTTCTCTCTTCTTATACGCTATCTGTAACGGTTGGGTTGGCCCAGAAACAACAATCATTGAATCTTCATCGGGTAGCACTGCGGTATCTGAAGCTTACTTTGCTCGACTACTTGGTCTACCGTTTATTGCAGTAATGCCAAAATGCACAGCGAAGAAGAAGATTGAACAGATAGAATTCTACGGTGGCCAAGCGCATCTTGTTGACCGCTCAGATGAAATTTACGATGAGTCTCGTCGTTTAGCAGAAGAATTGAATGGTCACTACATGGATCAATTTACTTACGCTGAGCGCGCAACCGACTGGCGTGGTAACAACAACATCGCGAACTCGATTTTCAATCAAATGCAGATGGAAGATCACCCAGTTCCAGCTTGGGTAGTAATGAGCCCAGGTACTGGCGGTACTTCAGCGACTATTGGCCGTTTCATTCGCTACCAACAACATGAAACTAAGCTTTGTGTTGTCGACCCTGAGAACTCTGTATTCCACGAATACTTCCAAACAGGTAATGCGAATGTGAAAGGCAGTACATTCAGCAAAATTGAAGGCATTGGTCGCCCACGAGCAGAACCAAGCTTCATTCCTGGTGTGGTTGACGAAATGCGTAAAATTCCAGACGCAGCAAGTATCGCAACGACACATTGGTTATCTGACATTCTTGGCCGTAAGGTTGGCGCATCAACCGGTACTAACATGTACGGTGTGCTTCAGCTAGCCAGTGAAATGAAAGCACGTGGAGAAACAGGTTCTATCGTGACTTTACTGTGTGACAGCGGTGAGCGTTACCTAGACACTTACTTCAATGACGAGTGGGTAAATCTCAATATCGGTGACCTACAACCTTATGCTGCGAAGCTAGAAGCTTTCTCGCAAACGGGTGAGTTGGCTTAA
- a CDS encoding DUF1244 domain-containing protein, with protein sequence MAEFKYKDLSQEEQDKLDAATFRRLLAHLDNNKDVQNIDLMILAGFCRNCFSKWYKAEAEQQGLDLDIDDARERVYGMTYDEWKQNHQPKATPEQLAAFEAKQKPE encoded by the coding sequence GTGGCTGAATTTAAATACAAAGATCTTTCTCAAGAAGAACAAGATAAGCTGGATGCAGCAACCTTTCGTCGCCTGCTAGCACACCTAGATAACAATAAAGATGTGCAGAACATCGACCTGATGATCTTGGCTGGCTTCTGCCGAAACTGTTTCAGTAAATGGTACAAAGCGGAAGCAGAGCAACAAGGCTTAGACTTGGATATCGATGACGCTCGTGAGCGTGTATACGGCATGACTTACGATGAGTGGAAACAAAACCATCAACCAAAAGCGACGCCTGAACAACTCGCGGCATTTGAAGCGAAGCAGAAGCCAGAGTAA
- a CDS encoding IS3 family transposase: MALTLKGKYPLKHLLHTLQLAKSVFYYQAQTSKRQNSYERELRLIKSIYHEHKGRYGYRRIHLELKNQGFVLNHKTVQRLMAQLNLKSTVRIKKYRSYRGESGKAAPNVLERDFSATQPDEKWVTDVTEFKVKEQKVYLSPVVDLFTQEVVAYRVAKNACLPLVTDMLTEAISTLKPNSKPIIHSDQGWQYRHRQYQKKVAESGLTQSMSRKGNCLDNAVAENFFALLKTEMYHNQSFEDADALIEQIKEYIEYYNTKRIKVKLKGLTPIEYRTQALKAA; encoded by the coding sequence ATAGCTCTAACTCTTAAAGGCAAGTACCCATTAAAGCACTTACTGCACACTCTACAGTTGGCAAAAAGTGTCTTTTATTATCAGGCTCAAACGAGCAAGCGCCAAAATAGCTACGAACGTGAGCTGCGGTTGATAAAGTCAATTTATCATGAACATAAGGGGCGATACGGCTACCGCCGTATTCACTTGGAACTAAAGAATCAGGGGTTCGTGCTTAATCACAAAACGGTTCAAAGGCTTATGGCTCAGCTCAACCTTAAATCGACGGTCAGGATTAAAAAGTATCGTTCATACCGAGGAGAGTCAGGAAAAGCTGCTCCCAACGTTCTTGAAAGAGATTTTAGTGCGACTCAACCCGATGAAAAGTGGGTAACTGATGTCACGGAGTTCAAAGTCAAAGAGCAGAAAGTATACTTATCTCCCGTTGTCGACTTGTTTACTCAGGAGGTGGTTGCTTATAGAGTGGCCAAAAATGCCTGCTTGCCGCTTGTCACAGATATGCTGACGGAAGCTATATCAACGCTTAAACCCAACTCAAAGCCAATTATACATAGCGATCAAGGTTGGCAATATCGCCATCGACAGTATCAGAAAAAGGTAGCGGAGAGTGGGTTAACGCAAAGCATGTCGAGAAAAGGTAACTGCTTGGATAATGCTGTTGCTGAAAACTTTTTTGCTTTACTCAAAACCGAGATGTATCACAACCAAAGCTTTGAAGATGCAGATGCTCTGATAGAGCAGATTAAAGAATACATCGAGTACTACAATACCAAACGTATAAAAGTGAAACTAAAAGGCCTGACTCCGATAGAATATCGAACTCAGGCCTTGAAAGCCGCTTAA
- a CDS encoding helix-turn-helix domain-containing protein, which yields MSKYSRELKCIIAKQYLDGTSSLYLAKQYSISSRQIRYWAQVFAIHGTDSFLPTNHAATAQTKRKALNLMWTNEWSLTHTSAVLNLSSPGILSVWLKRFNELGIKGLEMRQKGRPSMKQQPQRTTKPDNEMTLEELKEELVYLRTENAVLKKLEELEQKKNRRTKKKRS from the coding sequence ATGTCCAAATATAGCCGAGAGCTAAAATGTATCATTGCTAAGCAATACTTAGATGGCACGTCATCTCTCTACTTAGCAAAACAATATTCAATTTCTTCAAGGCAGATACGGTATTGGGCTCAAGTCTTTGCCATCCATGGTACTGATTCATTTTTACCAACTAATCATGCCGCGACTGCTCAAACAAAACGAAAAGCATTGAATTTAATGTGGACGAATGAATGGTCTCTCACGCACACTAGCGCTGTATTAAACCTCTCATCCCCTGGAATACTCTCTGTCTGGCTTAAACGATTTAATGAGCTCGGTATCAAGGGGCTCGAAATGCGCCAGAAAGGAAGACCCTCAATGAAACAGCAACCTCAACGTACCACTAAGCCTGATAATGAAATGACACTTGAGGAGCTAAAAGAGGAGTTGGTCTACTTACGAACCGAGAATGCCGTTCTAAAAAAGTTGGAAGAGTTGGAGCAGAAAAAAAACCGTCGAACAAAGAAAAAGCGGTCATAG
- the vexH gene encoding vibriobactin export RND transporter permease subunit VexH, producing the protein MLLSDVSVKRPVAAVVLSLLLVVFGIVSFNKLAVREMPDIESPVVSISTRYEGASATIIESQITSNLEDQLSGISGIDEIESTTRNGMSRITITFELGYDLNTGVSDVRDAVARAQRSLPDEADDPIVYKNNGSGEASVYINLSSTEMDRTQLTDYTERVLIDRFSLISGVSSVDISGGLYKVMYVKLKPAQMAGRGVTTSDITSALNSENIESPGGEVRNDAIVMSVRTARSYTEAEDFEYLVVKRASDNTPIYLKDVADVYIGAENENSTFKSDGVVNVSMGIVPQSDANPLEVADLVHKEVEAIQKFLPDGTRLAVDYDSTVFIDRSISEVYSTLFITGGLVILVLYIFIGQARATLIPAVTVPVSLISSFIAAYYFGFSINLITLMALILSIGLVVDDAIVVVENIFHHIERGESPLLAAYKGTREVGFAVIATTLVLVMVFLPISFMDGMVGLLFTEFSVLLAMSVIFSSLVALTLTPVLSSKILKANVKPSRFNLFVERVFGKLESGYRSVLRRALNWRWAAPIIIIACMGGSYGLMQQVPSQLTPQEDRGVIFAFVRGADATSYNRMSANMDIVEERLMPLLGQGFLKSFSIQSPAFGGNAGDQTGFVIMILEDWDERDVTAQEALNEVRKSLNGIPDVRVFPFMPGFKGGSSEPVQFVLGGSDYSELQKWAELLKQAAEDSPMMEGADIDYSEKTPELLVTVDKQRAAELGVSVSDISDTLEIMLGGRSETTFVDRGEEYDVYLRGDENSFNNANDLSQIYMRTQSGELVTLDTLTHIEEVASSIRLSHYNKQKSVTIKANLMEGYTLGDALDFLDEQAIEQLPGDISVSYSGESKDFKENQSSILVVFALAMLVAYLVLAAQFESFINPLVVMFTVPMGIFGGFLGLVLMSQGLNVYSQIGMIMLIGMVTKNGILIVEFANQLRDRGIEFEKAIIDASARRLRPIMMTAFTTLAGAIPLITSTGAGYESRVAVGTVIFFGMGFATLVTLFVIPAMYRLISGSTRSPGHVEAELNKELSHDNVGRTSHG; encoded by the coding sequence ATGTTGTTATCTGATGTTTCTGTAAAGAGACCAGTAGCGGCCGTCGTATTGAGCCTACTATTGGTTGTGTTTGGTATTGTCTCTTTCAATAAGCTCGCAGTTCGTGAGATGCCAGATATTGAAAGCCCGGTGGTATCGATCAGTACTCGTTATGAGGGTGCGTCTGCCACCATCATTGAAAGCCAAATAACCTCCAATCTTGAAGACCAGTTATCCGGTATTAGTGGTATCGATGAGATCGAATCCACAACGCGTAACGGTATGTCGCGTATCACGATTACTTTTGAGCTTGGTTACGACCTCAATACCGGTGTGAGTGATGTTCGTGACGCCGTAGCTCGTGCGCAGCGTTCATTGCCCGATGAAGCCGACGACCCAATTGTTTATAAGAACAATGGTAGTGGTGAAGCTTCGGTCTACATCAACTTAAGTTCGACGGAGATGGACCGAACGCAGTTAACCGACTACACCGAACGTGTGTTGATTGACCGCTTTAGTTTGATCTCGGGCGTCAGCTCAGTGGATATCTCAGGTGGCTTGTACAAAGTAATGTACGTGAAGCTGAAACCTGCGCAGATGGCGGGTCGTGGTGTTACTACCTCGGACATCACTTCTGCGTTGAACAGTGAGAACATTGAAAGCCCAGGTGGTGAAGTACGTAACGATGCGATTGTGATGTCGGTTCGTACTGCTCGTTCTTACACTGAAGCGGAAGATTTCGAATACCTAGTCGTTAAACGTGCCTCTGATAACACACCTATCTACTTAAAAGACGTAGCGGATGTTTACATTGGCGCAGAAAACGAGAACTCGACCTTTAAGAGTGACGGCGTTGTTAACGTAAGTATGGGTATTGTGCCTCAGTCAGATGCGAACCCACTTGAGGTGGCTGACTTAGTCCATAAAGAAGTCGAAGCAATTCAAAAGTTCTTGCCAGATGGTACTCGTTTAGCTGTCGATTATGACTCAACAGTATTCATCGACCGTTCTATTTCAGAGGTTTACAGCACGCTCTTTATCACGGGTGGCTTGGTTATCCTTGTGCTTTACATCTTTATTGGTCAAGCACGTGCAACACTTATTCCAGCGGTAACCGTACCTGTATCTCTGATCTCGTCGTTTATTGCCGCGTACTACTTCGGTTTTTCTATCAACCTGATTACCCTGATGGCACTTATCCTGTCGATTGGTTTGGTGGTAGATGATGCGATCGTGGTGGTTGAGAACATTTTCCACCATATTGAACGTGGTGAGTCACCGTTGCTTGCTGCCTATAAAGGTACTCGTGAAGTAGGCTTCGCGGTAATCGCAACAACGCTTGTATTGGTAATGGTATTCCTACCAATCTCGTTCATGGACGGCATGGTTGGTCTGTTATTTACCGAGTTCTCTGTATTGCTTGCTATGTCGGTGATCTTCTCGTCGCTAGTCGCATTAACATTGACGCCAGTGTTAAGCAGTAAAATCCTAAAAGCGAACGTTAAACCAAGCCGTTTCAACCTGTTTGTCGAGCGCGTATTTGGCAAACTTGAATCTGGATACCGATCGGTATTGCGCCGTGCTCTAAACTGGCGTTGGGCGGCTCCAATCATCATTATCGCGTGTATGGGCGGTAGTTATGGCTTGATGCAACAAGTGCCGTCGCAACTGACGCCACAAGAAGACCGTGGTGTTATCTTTGCGTTTGTTCGTGGTGCCGATGCAACCAGTTACAACCGTATGTCTGCCAACATGGACATCGTTGAAGAGCGTCTAATGCCATTGCTTGGTCAAGGCTTCTTGAAGTCATTCAGTATTCAATCACCAGCGTTTGGTGGTAATGCGGGCGACCAAACGGGCTTTGTAATCATGATCCTAGAAGATTGGGATGAGCGTGACGTTACCGCACAAGAAGCGTTGAACGAAGTTCGTAAATCGTTGAACGGCATTCCAGATGTGCGTGTATTCCCGTTCATGCCGGGCTTCAAAGGTGGTTCAAGTGAGCCAGTTCAATTCGTACTTGGCGGTTCTGATTACTCTGAACTTCAGAAGTGGGCAGAGCTCTTAAAGCAAGCGGCTGAAGATTCTCCAATGATGGAAGGTGCGGACATCGATTACTCTGAGAAAACACCAGAGCTATTGGTAACCGTAGATAAGCAGCGTGCAGCAGAGCTAGGTGTTAGCGTCTCAGACATCTCAGATACGTTAGAAATCATGCTTGGCGGCCGCAGTGAAACGACCTTCGTTGATCGTGGTGAAGAGTACGACGTGTATCTGCGTGGTGATGAAAACAGCTTCAACAACGCGAACGACCTAAGCCAAATCTACATGCGAACTCAATCTGGTGAGCTGGTTACACTCGATACGCTGACGCACATTGAAGAAGTGGCATCATCGATTCGTTTGTCGCACTACAACAAGCAGAAATCGGTGACCATCAAGGCGAACCTAATGGAAGGTTACACGCTAGGTGACGCGCTCGATTTCCTTGATGAACAAGCGATTGAACAGTTACCGGGTGATATTTCAGTGAGCTACTCTGGCGAGTCAAAAGACTTCAAAGAGAACCAATCAAGTATCCTAGTGGTATTTGCTCTAGCAATGCTGGTCGCGTATTTGGTACTGGCCGCGCAGTTTGAAAGCTTCATTAACCCGCTGGTGGTGATGTTCACCGTACCTATGGGTATCTTTGGTGGCTTCTTAGGCTTAGTACTGATGAGTCAAGGCCTCAACGTGTACAGCCAGATTGGTATGATCATGTTGATCGGTATGGTAACCAAAAACGGTATCTTGATCGTGGAGTTTGCTAACCAACTTCGTGACCGTGGTATTGAGTTTGAAAAGGCGATCATTGATGCTTCGGCTCGACGCTTACGTCCAATCATGATGACGGCATTTACGACGCTAGCTGGCGCAATTCCATTGATTACTTCAACGGGCGCAGGCTATGAAAGCCGAGTGGCTGTGGGTACGGTTATCTTCTTCGGTATGGGCTTCGCGACATTGGTTACTCTGTTCGTTATCCCTGCGATGTACCGACTGATTTCTGGCTCAACACGCTCTCCAGGTCACGTGGAAGCGGAGCTTAATAAAGAGCTTAGCCATGACAACGTGGGAAGAACCTCTCACGGTTAA